In the Deinococcus ficus genome, one interval contains:
- the cysS gene encoding cysteine--tRNA ligase, producing MSQPARTPDPHIVLYDTMQRQKVPFTPSTPGHVGMYLCGPTVYSDAHLGHAKKEVAFDVVRRTFEHFGYRVRFVANITDVGHLQDDSDDGEDKMLARARLEKLEPMEVADKYFWSFFKDMDDLNVRRPSINPRATGHIQEQIALIQELIERGHAYESGGSVYFDVRSWPEYGKLSGRKLDDQEEGTRETVREEKRDPRDFALWKRAEPEHLMRWDSPWGVGFPGWHIECSAMSLKYLGEGFDIHGGGLDLQFPHHEAEIAQAEAAGHAFARYWMHNNMLTVNGEKMSKSKGNFTTIQDVLKKYDPMVVRFLLVSSHYRSVTEFGEEPFESAKNGYRRITEALGNLERALKDAPEGTDAALDARVAAHVRAFEDAMRDDFNTPKAVAALFGLTGDVNAALNLNQGRVGRASLEAALDAYRTLGGGVLGLFAETGAAAQDDSEVVDALMDLVLKARQNYRLQKQYAQADELRDTLTRVGVTVEDTKDGVRWKR from the coding sequence ATGAGCCAGCCCGCACGCACCCCCGATCCGCACATCGTCCTGTACGACACCATGCAGCGCCAGAAGGTGCCGTTCACGCCGTCCACGCCCGGCCACGTCGGCATGTACCTGTGCGGCCCGACGGTGTACAGCGACGCGCACCTGGGGCACGCGAAGAAGGAGGTGGCGTTCGACGTGGTGCGGCGCACCTTCGAGCACTTCGGGTACCGGGTGCGGTTCGTGGCGAACATCACCGACGTGGGCCACCTGCAGGACGACAGCGACGACGGCGAGGACAAGATGCTCGCCCGCGCCCGGCTGGAGAAACTGGAGCCCATGGAGGTCGCCGACAAGTACTTCTGGTCGTTCTTCAAGGACATGGACGACCTGAACGTGCGCCGGCCCAGCATCAACCCCCGCGCGACCGGGCACATCCAGGAGCAGATCGCGCTGATTCAGGAGCTGATCGAGCGCGGGCACGCGTACGAGTCCGGCGGCAGCGTGTACTTCGACGTGCGGTCCTGGCCGGAGTACGGCAAGCTGTCCGGCCGGAAACTGGACGACCAGGAGGAAGGCACCCGGGAAACGGTCCGCGAGGAGAAACGCGACCCGCGCGACTTCGCGCTGTGGAAACGCGCCGAGCCCGAGCACCTGATGCGCTGGGACTCCCCGTGGGGCGTGGGCTTCCCCGGGTGGCACATCGAGTGCAGCGCCATGAGCCTGAAGTACCTGGGTGAGGGCTTCGACATTCACGGCGGCGGGCTGGACCTGCAGTTCCCGCATCACGAGGCCGAGATCGCGCAGGCCGAGGCGGCCGGGCACGCGTTCGCACGGTACTGGATGCACAACAACATGCTCACCGTGAACGGCGAGAAGATGAGCAAGAGCAAGGGCAACTTCACGACCATTCAGGACGTGCTGAAAAAATACGACCCGATGGTGGTGCGATTCCTGCTGGTGAGCAGCCACTACCGCAGCGTCACCGAGTTCGGCGAGGAACCCTTCGAGTCCGCGAAGAACGGTTACCGCCGCATCACCGAGGCGCTGGGCAACCTGGAACGCGCCCTGAAGGACGCCCCGGAGGGCACGGACGCCGCGCTGGACGCCCGGGTGGCCGCGCACGTGCGGGCGTTCGAGGACGCCATGCGCGACGACTTCAACACGCCCAAGGCCGTCGCGGCGCTGTTTGGCCTGACCGGGGACGTGAACGCCGCGCTGAACCTGAACCAGGGCCGGGTGGGCCGGGCCAGTCTGGAAGCGGCGCTGGACGCCTACCGCACGCTGGGCGGCGGCGTGCTGGGCCTGTTCGCGGAGACGGGCGCCGCGGCGCAGGACGACTCGGAGGTCGTGGACGCCCTGATGGACCTGGTCCTGAAGGCCCGGCAGAACTACCGCCTGCAAAAGCAGTACGCGCAGGCCGACGAACTGCGCGACACCCTGACCCGCGTGGGCGTGACCGTGGAGGACACCAAGGACGGGGTGCGCTGGAAACGCTGA
- a CDS encoding LysR family transcriptional regulator, which produces MARSPRPDAVSPTPTLAQLRALVAVTDAGGFSEAAAELGVSQSTLSEAVGKLEDLAGRPLLRRGPAGTVPTGAGARVLGHARAALQAAADVMLAAQEPDELRGTLRIASYRSAATHLLPPALVAFRARHPGVRVQLLDSEADACGGGEHAVRSGVVDVAVVVRDDLSDLTLQPLAHDEYLFVAPQSRGEHPVVIEEIGQQTLFLPPSRDTCHLRIRAYLNGHGLSLTNLVENGQDSVILSMVAHGLGVTIMPRLALLPLPPGLLTLPLPVPLLRPLALAVQPQRAQLPVIRAFTDTLIRTLNAPAGAGGPPLPQPAGRAADPAQLH; this is translated from the coding sequence ATGGCGCGCTCCCCAAGGCCCGACGCGGTCTCCCCCACCCCGACCCTGGCGCAGCTGCGCGCGCTGGTCGCCGTGACCGACGCGGGCGGTTTCAGCGAGGCCGCCGCGGAACTGGGCGTGTCTCAGTCCACGTTGAGCGAGGCGGTGGGCAAGCTGGAGGACCTCGCGGGCCGGCCCCTGCTGCGGCGGGGCCCGGCGGGCACCGTGCCCACCGGGGCGGGCGCTCGCGTACTGGGGCACGCCCGGGCGGCCCTGCAGGCGGCGGCGGACGTGATGCTCGCCGCACAGGAGCCCGACGAGTTGCGCGGCACCCTGCGGATCGCGTCGTACCGGTCGGCGGCCACGCACCTGCTGCCGCCGGCGCTGGTGGCGTTCCGCGCGCGGCATCCCGGGGTGCGGGTGCAGCTGCTGGACAGCGAGGCGGACGCCTGCGGTGGCGGCGAGCACGCGGTGCGCAGCGGCGTGGTGGACGTGGCGGTGGTCGTGCGGGACGACCTGAGCGACCTGACGCTGCAACCCCTGGCGCACGACGAGTACCTGTTCGTGGCGCCGCAGTCGCGGGGGGAGCACCCGGTGGTGATCGAGGAGATCGGGCAGCAGACGCTGTTCCTGCCGCCCAGCCGCGACACCTGCCACCTGCGCATCCGGGCGTACCTGAACGGGCACGGGCTGTCGCTGACGAACCTGGTAGAAAACGGTCAGGACAGCGTGATTCTGAGCATGGTGGCGCACGGACTGGGGGTCACGATCATGCCGCGGCTGGCGCTGCTGCCGCTCCCGCCGGGCCTGCTGACCTTGCCGCTGCCGGTCCCGCTGCTGCGGCCGCTGGCGCTGGCGGTGCAGCCGCAGCGGGCGCAGCTGCCGGTGATCCGGGCGTTCACGGACACGCTGATCCGCACACTGAACGCCCCGGCGGGCGCGGGCGGGCCGCCCCTGCCGCAGCCGGCGGGCCGGGCGGCCGACCCGGCGCAGCTGCACTAG
- a CDS encoding metallophosphoesterase, whose protein sequence is MTDRRARPVRPASTPMRAAADRDLWVVGDVHGALNKLRSLLLQAGLIDLGGRWAAEDSHLVFLGDYLDRGPDGARVVAFIRALELQAEDAGGRVTALLGNHEVMFLAAQRFRPLDPHDGLGFREYWLRNGGLEADAERMDAADRAWLADRPAMVLAGPWLLMHADSSMYLRLGRSIREVNAQVTGMLRSADPDVWGDFANAFSDRFAFVRPDGVEIAARTLMVFGGQRLAHGHTPVYILREDFLPEANVGAPVPYAGGACLGLDSGMAYREEAGFVARLDAAGVAEVIGLNGKVEPAPAL, encoded by the coding sequence GTGACCGACCGCCGTGCCCGGCCCGTCCGGCCCGCGAGCACGCCCATGCGTGCGGCGGCCGACCGCGACCTGTGGGTGGTGGGGGACGTGCACGGCGCCCTGAACAAGCTGCGGTCCCTGCTGTTGCAGGCGGGCCTGATCGACCTGGGGGGCCGCTGGGCGGCGGAGGACTCACACCTGGTGTTCCTGGGGGATTACCTGGACCGCGGGCCGGACGGAGCACGGGTGGTGGCATTCATCCGGGCGCTGGAGTTGCAGGCGGAGGACGCGGGGGGCCGGGTCACGGCGCTGCTGGGGAACCATGAGGTGATGTTCCTGGCGGCGCAGCGGTTCCGGCCGCTGGACCCGCATGACGGGCTGGGGTTCCGGGAGTACTGGCTGCGCAACGGGGGCCTGGAGGCGGATGCGGAGCGGATGGACGCCGCGGACCGGGCTTGGCTGGCAGACCGGCCGGCGATGGTGCTGGCGGGCCCGTGGCTGCTGATGCACGCGGACAGCTCGATGTACCTGCGGCTGGGGCGCAGCATCCGGGAGGTGAACGCGCAGGTCACGGGGATGCTGCGCTCGGCCGACCCGGACGTGTGGGGGGACTTTGCGAACGCCTTCTCGGACCGGTTCGCGTTCGTGCGGCCGGACGGCGTGGAGATCGCGGCGCGGACGCTGATGGTGTTCGGCGGGCAGCGGCTGGCGCACGGGCACACGCCGGTGTACATCCTGCGGGAGGACTTCCTGCCGGAGGCGAACGTGGGCGCGCCAGTGCCGTACGCCGGGGGGGCGTGCCTGGGCCTGGACAGCGGCATGGCGTACCGGGAGGAGGCGGGGTTCGTCGCGCGGCTGGACGCGGCGGGCGTGGCCGAGGTGATCGGCCTGAACGGCAAGGTGGAGCCCGCGCCGGCCCTGTAG